A genome region from Nitrospira sp. includes the following:
- a CDS encoding class GN sortase, which produces MKRSRLYPRLSAALMVSLLTIGCWQIGEGSWIYAKAGLAQFLLQRAWSRALAGEPMPKPWPWADTWPIARLRLQARAVDLIILAGAHGRTLAFGPGHVSSSALPGETGTMIMTGHRDTHFRFLKETHPNDQLDLTGHDGITRHYRITDQRIMDSRRDVIQTGSDRQDLVLVTCFPFEALQAGGPLRYVVRAERVY; this is translated from the coding sequence ATGAAACGGTCACGATTGTATCCCCGTCTATCGGCGGCGCTGATGGTGAGCCTCCTCACCATCGGCTGCTGGCAGATCGGGGAAGGATCCTGGATCTATGCGAAGGCCGGGCTCGCGCAGTTCCTCCTGCAGCGGGCCTGGTCTCGCGCCCTAGCGGGAGAACCGATGCCCAAACCATGGCCCTGGGCCGATACCTGGCCGATCGCGCGGCTTCGCCTGCAAGCCCGCGCGGTAGATCTGATTATCCTAGCCGGCGCCCACGGCCGGACTCTGGCATTCGGCCCCGGCCATGTCAGCTCCAGTGCGTTGCCCGGTGAGACAGGCACCATGATTATGACCGGCCACCGGGACACACACTTTCGTTTTCTGAAAGAGACTCATCCGAACGATCAACTTGACCTGACAGGACATGACGGAATCACCCGGCACTATCGCATCACAGACCAACGAATCATGGATTCACGCCGAGATGTCATTCAGACCGGATCAGATAGACAGGACTTGGTCCTGGTGACCTGCTTCCCCTTCGAGGCCCTCCAGGCAGGTGGGCCCTTGCGCTATGTGGTGCGCGCCGAGCGAGTCTATTGA